TGTTCCTAAGGGAATGGGTAGGAAGGAGGCGAGCAAGCCCGAAGGCACGCCTGCTCCGGCTGCGCAGCACACGCTTGATGAAGAGAAGGCGGTTGTGTTGGGTCGTCTTGCTGAGCTTCCTCTGGCCACTCTTAAGGATCTGGAAGGGCGTGCCTACAAGGAGTAGGGGCTGCTTTGGTCCAACCAGGTGGCCGCTCGTCTCGTGAAGAGGTCAGCGGCCACCTGGTTTTGTTTTGCCTGTTTGTCCCCTGCCGGGGTTTGTCACTCAGTGGTGGTTCAGTCGCGTTCGACGATAAGGAAAGCTGGGCAGTCCGCGACACTGGTCAAAATGCCGATGGTTTCGGGGCCATTCCCATCGAGTTTGAGTTCGCGGCGGAATGTTTCGGGAGCGATGCGTCCTCCGCGTCGTTTAAGGGTGAGTCGTCCGCTGCCGCGTTCGCGTAGCCAGGCTCGGACGCGTTTGGGGTTGGGTTTCATGGCAGCGATGACGGTGTATCGGGTGGCCCAGGGCAGTTCGGTGCGGGTAGGCGAGGTGACGTAGCCGACGTGAGGGGCTAGTTCGGTTCCGTCGACGGCGGCGGTAAGGGCGCCGGTGAGGTCGGCGGCAATGATGGCTTTATCGGGTTCGTAGAGGTGGGTTCCTTCGCTGGGGAGTGTGGCGGCGTAGGGGTGGGTGGTGGGTGTGTCGTTTTGATGGATGTGGATGGGTGGGTGGTTGCCCAAGATGGTGGCGGTTCGGCCGGGCTGTTCGGCCAAGGGGCCCCACCAGATGGCGCATTCGAGGACGTCGCCGTGCAGGGAGGTCCATTCGGCTTGGGTTTGGTCGGGGATGCGGTTGCGGGGGAATGCGGGGGAGAGTTTGGCGCCGGTGGCGGGGATCTGGGTGGCGACGGACTCGACGAAGGACCATGGTGGGCTGATGGTGTCGAGGTTGTGTAGGCGGGTGGCCTTGCCTGTGGAGG
This region of Dermatophilus congolensis genomic DNA includes:
- a CDS encoding THUMP-like domain-containing protein; protein product: MDLATVHQLASPQGWSLLAALPPYDETHAAALNTELRNAGYPADLIAAALTQSRLRAKAADKFGEFADGMLFTPDALEQATRLEIAAHHAHRYVRANIHHIHDLGCGIGSDAMTFASLGIAVTAIDADPATAALAALNLRHFPHAEAHTGLAEDTPLPTDTTHTGIWLDPARRDTTHATSTGKATRLHNLDTISPPWSFVESVATQIPATGAKLSPAFPRNRIPDQTQAEWTSLHGDVLECAIWWGPLAEQPGRTATILGNHPPIHIHQNDTPTTHPYAATLPSEGTHLYEPDKAIIAADLTGALTAAVDGTELAPHVGYVTSPTRTELPWATRYTVIAAMKPNPKRVRAWLRERGSGRLTLKRRGGRIAPETFRRELKLDGNGPETIGILTSVADCPAFLIVERD